The following coding sequences are from one Coffea arabica cultivar ET-39 chromosome 11e, Coffea Arabica ET-39 HiFi, whole genome shotgun sequence window:
- the LOC113718207 gene encoding uncharacterized protein has translation MSKQPPHRIWIGEDQEGFWQEVEYESWPKFCGFCVRFGHDDGECFRQHPDLKPVNRMVTARGKSKQVYRAKGFSDTNGPALGLLQSGECHQQPEGALRTASDPEVGPILVEPSIPSVAVEAVAGAEITDLEFQDVDRIPFSSACQGRTARQRHRRLCSDGDIPGEAAPWEQLKQFQAVLHQRLSAAQTGSRERCGTENLEGLEQPVNAEHGHPGARHRGGRPAKADTSQVWNIRGASRKDSLRYLNKICKTNKIRLLVLLEPLSESPQLEVVRRFLGFDRALGALNNKVWVLWYNEMSLSFREMAEQLLHMTIDFASGCSVQFSAVYARCTRVGRRELWSAMESLAGEVQGPWLLAGDFNVISCMEERVGGAPANEANMEEFNESIGNCGLAEVPFDGAEFTWTNGRMWQRLDRALMNREWADGYDLSHVSHLARGRSDHAPLLICCQNGNPSKRSFKFLNVWRHHAGFKDVVKKSWEMPAEGEGMPRFYNKLRAVKGGLQVWNAQVFGNIFNKVKAAEAVMKQREEEFDNERGSVSRAALEEAKAVYARSLAEECEYWRQKAGIKWLQVGDANSAYFHSRYRQRRNVNFVARIKDPAGPWLEDIHDIRRSAVVFVSSLFSSEQHGWQSPAIPFTMPKLSAADNDMLSAAPGMAELQEVVHGLDADSAPGPDGFGAGFYQACWDIIKADLLEAVQAFFQGMCLPRSFTSTSIILLPKLAGATRWKDFRPISLCNTCTKIISKIVANRLGRVLPALVSPWQTGFVPGRGITDNILLTQELVLDLDRRLRHPNLILKLDMEKTYDRVEWPFLLFMLRQFGFAEHVVDIFFRLVSNNWFSVLVNGKAAGFFKASRGVRQGDPVSPGLFVLVAEFLGRGLHHLLGRQPGRYFVSAGIQVPYLAFADDMLVFTRCSEECLTAVKAFLAEYQEASGQRVNVDKSSFFLASGATSGQEHMVARVLGFHRQSFPFVYLGAPIYKGRRRNVLFDGIVAKMRAHLGHWSTKLLSFGGKLVLARHVLASLPMYLLQVVNPPKAVLTRLGVICNTFLWDRMGERRIHWSSWDKLCFPLEEGGLGFRSFKDLARAFAAKLWWRFRCGDSMWAEFMHAKYCSRSHPSDVSSVRPSATWRRLEAIRSWVEPNMRWCVGKGLVDFWKDRWVLQDPLEVVVGRGERPHFLVAEFISDAGWDEVRLAKWVPGFVIRAIKDIPFDLSQKDRLVWSLSPSGTFSVKSAWELLRQRRHHSLVDSLLWSPVLPAKMSFFAWRLVRNFLPLDVGLRSRGLPLPSRCGCCYREEETLLHVFLSGPVASEVWRRISAWFGFHLSNCPSMASVFISWYFTSATSAKNHIRVFMPLVVCWFLWVARNQERFQGVRWEVNKIIREVDYFWEQLGKANKLRRSHFTGDVDCELVQWVKAPSRRRAPCAIAWIKPPPGVLKLNSDASVVQGLATGGGLLRDCQGKLIFAFYKEFRDQDVLGAECMALLFGLQLCSQKGLRPSLVEVDSKALVQLVVSGAIAKWPLCNSLRKVRGLLKDFTASISHIYREANVPADRLAAVGATGAQVYEHELQLPAMVRATILLDSRGVPGVRWINEGD, from the exons ATGTCGAAGCAACCCCCTCATCGCATCTGGATTGGGGAGGACCAGGAGGGGTTCTGGCAGGAGGTGGAATACGAATCTTGGCCAAAATTTTGTGGATTCTGTGTTCGTTTTGGACATGACGACGGGGAATGTTTTAGGCAACATCCCGATCTTAAACCTGTAAACAGGATGGTTACGGCGAGAGGGAAGTCTAAGCAGGTTTACCGGGCTAAGGGTTTCAGTGACACTAATGGGCCTGCTTTAGGGCTTCTGCAGAGTGGGGAGTGTCATCAGCAGCCGGAGGGAGCATTG CGGACGGCGTCGGATCCGGAGGTGGGCCCTATTTTGGTGGAGCCTTCTATTCCGTCGGTAGCTGTTGAAGCGGTCGCTGGGGCTGAGATTACTG ACCTGGAGTTTCAGGATGTCGATCGCATCCCATTCAGTTCGGCGTGTCAGGGTCGGACTGCTAGGCAGAGGCATAGACGTCTATGTTCTGATGGGGACATACCGGGGGAGGCGGCGCCATGGgagcaattaaaacaatttCAGGCGGTGTTGCATCAAAGGCTGTCCGCGGCTCAGACAGGCTCAAGAGAAAGGTGTGGGACGGAAAATTTGGAAGGGTTGGAGCAGCCAGTGAATGCGGAGCATGGTCATCCAGGAGCGAGACACAGGGGTGGTCGGCCGGCAAAAGCAGACACCAGTCAGG TGTGGAATATTCGTGGGGCTTCACGTAAAGATTCCCTGCGATATTTAAATAAGATATGCAAAACTAATAAGATTCGATTGCTGGTTCTCCTGGAACCATTGTCGGAGTCCCCACAACTTGAGGTGGTACGTCGGTTTCTTGGGTTTGATAGGGCTTTGGGGGCATTGAATAACAAGGTGTGGGTCTTGTGGTATAATGAGATGTCATTGAGCTTCAGGGAAATGGCGGAACAACTGCTTCACATGACCATCGATTTCGCTTCTGGATGTTCGGTGCAGTTCTCGGCAGTCTATGCTCGGTGTACGAGGGTGGGCCGACGCGAGCTGTGGTCAGCAATGGAAAGTTTGGCGGGCGAAGTGCAGGGGCCTTGGTTACTAGCAGGAGATTTTAATGTAATCTCCTGTATGGAGGAGCGTGTGGGAGGAGCCCCGGCTAATGAAGCAAATATGGAAGAATTCAATGAGTCCATTGGTAATTGTGGTTTGGCTGAGGTCCCTTTTGATGGTGCTGAATTCACCTGGACGAATGGGAGGATGTGGCAGCGTTTGGATAGGGCCTTAATGAATCGGGAGTGGGCGGATGGGTATGACCTCTCGCATGTCTCACATTTGGCTAGGGGACGTTCGGATCATGCTCCACTGCTGATTTGTTGTCAGAATGGGAATCCCAGCAAACGGTCATTCAAATTTCTAAATGTTTGGCGGCATCATGCAGGTTTCAAGGATGTGGTGAAGAAGAGCTGGGAGATGCCGGCGGAGGGTGAGGGTATGCCGAGGTTTTATAATAAATTACGGGCGGTTAAGGGTGGGCTGCAAGTATGGAACGCCCAGGTTTTTGGAAACATTTTCAATAAGGTGAAGGCGGCTGAGGCAGTTATGAAACAACGTGAGGAGGAGTTTGACAATGAACGAGGGTCTGTTTCCAGGGCAGCGTTGGAGGAGGCAAAGGCGGTTTATGCAAGGAGCTTGGCAGAGGAATGTGAGTACTGGAGACAGAAGGCGGGCATCAAATGGTTACAGGTGGGAGATGCTAATTCGGCTTATTTCCACTCTCGTTACCGCCAGCGCCGAAATGTCAATTTTGTGGCTCGCATTAAGGATCCGGCAGGCCCATGGCTGGAGGATATTCATGATATCAGGAGGTCTGCGGTGGTGTTCGTCTCCTCTTTGTTCTCTTCGGAACAACATGGGTGGCAGTCGCCTGCCATTCCCTTTACGATGCCTAAATTGTCTGCGGCAGATAATGATATGCTTTCGGCTGCTCCAGGCATGGCGGAATTACAGGAGGTGGTGCATGGGTTGGATGCTGATAGTGCTCCTGGACCAGATGGGTTTGGGGCAGGTTTTTACCAAGCTTGTTGGGATATTATCAAGGCAGATCTATTGGAGGCGGTTCAGGCTTTTTTCCAGGGTATGTGCTTGCCTAGGAGTTTTACTAGTACTTCGATTATTTTGCTGCCTAAGCTTGCAGGTGCCACGCGCTGGAAGGACTTTCGGCCTATTAGTCTTTGCAACACTTGTACAAAAATTATTTCTAAGATTGTGGCTAATCGGTTGGGGAGAGTCCTACCTGCCTTAGTTTCACCATGGCAAACGGGGTTCGTACCTGGTCGGGGGATAACGGATAACATCCTTCTCACGCAGGAACTGGTGTTGGATTTGGACAGGCGGTTGAGACATCCGAACCTCATATTAAAATTGGACATGGAAAAGACGTATGACAGGGTTGAGTGGCCTTTTCTGTTGTTTATGCTTCGGCAGTTTGGTTTTGCAGAACATGTGGTAGACATATTCTTTCGCCTGGTTTCCAATAATTGGTTCTCAGTTTTGGTGAATGGGAAGGCGGCTGGATTTTTTAAGGCTTCACGGGGTGTTAGGCAGGGGGACCCGGTGTCTCCTGGCCTTTTTGTGTTAGTTGCAGAATTCTTAGGCCGCGGCTTGCATCACCTCTTAGGTAGGCAGCCGGGCAGGTATTTTGTTTCAGCCGGGATCCAGGTGCCGTACCTAGCCTTCGCGGATGACATGCTTGTCTTTACTAGATGCTCTGAGGAGTGTCTGACCGCAGTTAAGGCTTTCCTTGCAGAGTATCAAGAAGCGTCGGGCCAGAGGGTGAATGTCGACAAGAGCTCATTTTTCTTGGCGTCGGGGGCTACTTCGGGGCAGGAGCACATGGTCGCTAGGGTCCTGGGTTTTCACAGGCAATCTTTCCCGTTTGTTTATCTGGGTGCCCCTATTTATAAGGGTCGGCGGAGGAATGTGCTTTTTGATGGGATTGTGGCTAAAATGCGGGCTCACCTTGGCCATTGGAGTACTAAGCTGCTCTCATTTGGGGGTAAGCTGGTCTTAGCGAGGCATGTCTTAGCGTCGTTGCCTATGTACTTACTTCAGGTGGTTAATCCCCCAAAGGCGGTGTTGACACGTTTGGGAGTCATTTGCAACACCTTCCTGTGGGATCGAATGGGGGAGAGGCGTATACATTGGTCATCTTGGGACAAGTTATGCTTTCCGCTTGAGGAAGGGGGTCTGGGGTTTAGGTCTTTTAAGGACTTGGCAAGGGCTTTTGCGGCTAAACTTTGGTGGCGTTTCCGGTGTGGAGATTCAATGTGGGCGGAGTTCATGCACGCCAAATACTGTAGTAGGAGCCATCCATCGGATGTCTCTTCTGTTCGGCCGTCAGCTACTTGGCGGCGGCTTGAGGCGATTCGGTCTTGGGTTGAGCCGAACATGAGGTGGTGTGTAGGTAAAGGCCTAGTAGATTTTTGGAAGGATAGATGGGTGCTTCAGGACCCGTTAGAGGTGGTTGTGGGCCGAGGTGAGAGGCCTCATTTTCTGGTGGCGGAGTTCATTTCGGATGCAGGCTGGGATGAGGTTCGTCTTGCCAAGTGGGTTCCGGGTTTTGTCATCCGTGCAATCAAGGACATACCCTTTGATCTGTCCCAGAAGGATAGGTTGGTTTGGTCGCTTTCGCCGTCGGGGACTTTCTCGGTCAAGTCGGCATGGGAGTTGCTTCGGCAACGGCGACATCACTCCTTGGTCGACTCCTTACTGTGGTCGCCGGTTTTGCCAGCCAAAATGTCATTTTTTGCTTGGAGGTTAGTGCGAAACTTCCTCCCTTTGGATGTGGGGTTAAGGTCTCGAGGTTTGCCTCTTCCCTCGAGATGTGGGTGCTGTTACCGGGAGGAGGAGACGCTTCTGCATGTTTTTCTGTCAGGTCCGGTAGCTTCGGAAGTTTGGAGGAGAATCTCTGCCTGGTTTGGGTTTCACTTGAGTAATTGCCCGAGTATGGCGTCGGTGTTTATCTCTTGGTACTTTACTTCAGCAACATCGGCAAAAAATCATATTCGGGTTTTTATGCCATTAGTGGTGTGTTGGTTTCTTTGGGTTGCTAGGAACCAGGAGCGCTTTCAGGGAGTACGGTGGGAGGTGAACAAGATAATCCGTGAGGTGGATTATTTTTGGGAACAGCTTGGGAAGGCAAATAAGCTTCGCCGGTCGCATTTCACGGGGGATGTCGATTGTGAGTTGGTTCAATGGGTCAAGGCTCCTTCTCGGAGAAGGGCTCCGTGTGCGATTGCCTGGATCAAACCGCCGCCTGGTGTGCTGAAACTCAATTCGGACGCCAGTGTGGTTCAAGGTCTGGCCACGGGTGGTGGTCTGCTGCGCGATTGTCAGGGGAAATTGATTTTTGCTTTCTACAAGGAGTTCAGGGATCAGGATGTGTTAGGGGCGGAGTGTATGGCATTATTGTTTGGTCTGCAGTTGTGTTCACAAAAGGGGCTGCGTCCTTCGTTGGTGGAGGTGGACTCCAAGGCTTTGGTGCAGTTGGTCGTTTCGGGGGCTATTGCTAAATGGCCTTTGTGTAACAGTTTGAGGAAAGTGAGAGGTCTCCTCAAGGACTTCACTGCTTCCATTTCACATATTTACCGTGAGGCCAACGTACCTGCAGACCGGTTAGCTGCGGTTGGGGCAACTGGTGCCCAGGTATATGAGCACGAGCTCCAGCTGCCGGCGATGGTTAGGGCTACTATTCTCCTTGACTCTCGTGGGGTGCCGGGTGTGCGTTGGATAAATGAAGGCGATTAG